From a single Micromonospora sp. WMMD1102 genomic region:
- a CDS encoding homoserine dehydrogenase: MTKPVRLALLGCGTVGAEVVRLLHEQAADLTARVGAPLEIAGIAVRRLGRDRGGLPVDPTLFTTDALGLVKRDDVDLVIEVVGGIEPARSWLVEALRAGKSVVTANKALLAEDGGALHDAAAEGGADLYYEAAVAGAIPLLRSLRESLHGDSITRVTGIVNGTTNFILSAMDATGAGFTEALDEATELGYAEADPTADVEGFDAAAKAAILASLAFHTRVTAADVHREGITEVTAADVASAKAMGCTIKLLCIASRGPDSAGTESVSVRVHPAMIPVSHPLASVGDAFNAVFVEADAAGELMFYGRGAGGAPTASAVLGDIVAAARNHLAGVRAPSESAYAALPIRPMGEAVTRYHISLDVADRPGVLAAVAGVFARHDVSIATVRQAPAPAGPADGVTGPVSRGGDAILVIVTHAAPDAALAATVDELRRLEIVRSIASVLRVEGGDR, encoded by the coding sequence TTGACGAAGCCTGTCCGTCTGGCTCTGCTCGGTTGCGGCACCGTCGGCGCGGAGGTGGTACGCCTGCTGCACGAGCAGGCCGCCGACCTGACCGCCCGGGTCGGTGCACCGCTGGAGATCGCCGGGATCGCCGTACGCCGGCTCGGCCGGGACCGGGGTGGACTGCCGGTCGACCCGACGCTCTTCACCACCGACGCGCTCGGCTTGGTCAAACGGGACGACGTCGACCTGGTGATCGAGGTCGTCGGCGGGATCGAGCCGGCCCGGAGCTGGCTGGTCGAGGCGTTGCGGGCCGGCAAGAGCGTGGTGACCGCCAACAAGGCGCTGCTGGCCGAGGACGGCGGGGCGCTGCACGACGCGGCCGCCGAGGGCGGCGCCGACCTCTACTACGAGGCGGCGGTGGCCGGCGCCATCCCGCTGCTCCGCTCGCTGCGCGAGTCGCTGCACGGCGACTCGATCACCCGGGTCACCGGGATCGTCAACGGCACCACAAACTTCATCCTCTCCGCGATGGACGCCACCGGCGCCGGCTTCACCGAGGCGCTGGACGAGGCGACCGAACTCGGCTACGCCGAGGCCGACCCGACCGCCGACGTGGAGGGCTTCGACGCCGCCGCCAAGGCGGCCATCCTGGCCTCGCTGGCCTTCCACACCCGGGTCACCGCCGCCGACGTGCACCGGGAGGGGATCACCGAGGTCACCGCCGCCGACGTGGCCAGCGCCAAGGCGATGGGCTGCACCATCAAGCTGCTCTGCATCGCCTCCCGGGGGCCGGACTCGGCCGGCACCGAGTCGGTGAGCGTCCGGGTGCACCCGGCGATGATCCCGGTCAGCCATCCGCTGGCCAGCGTCGGCGACGCCTTCAACGCGGTGTTCGTCGAGGCCGACGCCGCCGGTGAACTGATGTTCTACGGGCGCGGCGCCGGAGGTGCGCCGACCGCGAGCGCGGTGCTCGGCGACATCGTGGCGGCGGCCCGCAACCACCTGGCCGGAGTACGCGCACCGAGCGAGTCGGCGTACGCGGCGCTGCCGATCCGGCCGATGGGGGAGGCGGTCACCCGCTACCACATCAGCCTCGACGTGGCCGACCGGCCCGGCGTACTCGCCGCGGTCGCCGGAGTCTTCGCCCGGCACGACGTGTCGATCGCCACCGTCCGGCAGGCACCCGCGCCGGCCGGCCCGGCGGACGGGGTCACCGGGCCGGTGAGCCGGGGCGGCGACGCGATCCTGGTGATCGTCACGCACGCCGCGCCGGACGCCGCGCTCGCCGCCACCGTCGACGAGCTGCGTCGGCTGGAGATCGTCCGGTCCATCGCCAGCGTGCTCCGGGTCGAGGGCGGCGACCGGTAG
- the lysA gene encoding diaminopimelate decarboxylase, with product MRAHEAGALHGDLGMRGPAWLRTPEDVNALVPQLWPRNVARDADGALVVAGLGVRELAAEFGTPAYVLDEDDLRSRCRDFLAAFPDQDVYYAGKAFICRAVVRVIAEEGLHLDVCSGGELTVALSAGMPAERIGFHGNNKSPAELARAVDAGVGRIVVDSFQEIDRLTELARQRGVRPKVLVRVTVGVEAHTHEFIATAHEDQKFGFSLAGGAAAAAAFRILDDDVLELRGLHSHIGSQIFDTSGFELAARRILGLQAQIRDARGVELPELDLGGGFGIAYTTQDDPSTPHDLAKRINKIVDGECEGLRLAVPRLSVEPGRAIIGPAVFTLYEVGTVKDVDGIRTYVSVDGGMSDNIRTALYGASYSATLASRRSAAEPILARVVGKHCEAGDVVVKDEFLPADVQPGDLLAVPGTGAYCRSMASNYNHVPRPPVVAVRDGRARLVVRRETEDDLLSLDVG from the coding sequence ATGCGCGCTCACGAAGCGGGGGCACTGCACGGTGACCTCGGGATGCGGGGACCGGCCTGGCTGCGTACCCCGGAGGACGTCAACGCCCTGGTGCCGCAACTCTGGCCGCGCAACGTGGCGCGGGACGCCGACGGCGCCCTGGTGGTCGCCGGGCTCGGCGTCCGGGAGCTGGCGGCCGAGTTCGGCACGCCGGCCTACGTGCTCGACGAGGACGACCTGCGCAGCCGCTGCCGGGACTTCCTGGCCGCCTTCCCGGACCAGGACGTCTACTACGCCGGCAAGGCGTTCATCTGCCGGGCGGTGGTCCGGGTGATCGCCGAGGAGGGGCTGCACCTGGACGTCTGCTCCGGCGGGGAGCTGACGGTGGCGCTCTCGGCCGGCATGCCGGCCGAGCGGATCGGCTTCCACGGCAACAACAAGTCCCCGGCCGAGCTGGCCCGGGCCGTCGACGCCGGGGTGGGCCGGATCGTCGTCGACTCCTTCCAGGAGATCGACCGGCTCACCGAACTGGCCCGCCAGCGGGGCGTCCGCCCGAAGGTGCTGGTCCGGGTCACCGTCGGCGTCGAGGCGCACACCCACGAGTTCATCGCCACCGCGCACGAGGACCAGAAGTTCGGCTTCTCGCTGGCCGGCGGCGCGGCGGCGGCTGCCGCGTTCCGGATCCTCGACGACGACGTGCTCGAACTGCGCGGGCTGCACTCGCACATCGGCTCGCAGATCTTCGACACCAGCGGCTTCGAGCTGGCCGCCCGGCGGATCCTCGGGCTTCAGGCGCAGATCCGGGACGCCCGTGGGGTGGAGTTGCCGGAGCTGGACCTCGGCGGCGGCTTCGGCATCGCATACACCACCCAGGACGACCCGTCGACCCCGCACGACCTGGCGAAACGGATCAACAAGATCGTGGACGGGGAGTGCGAGGGGCTGCGGCTGGCCGTACCCCGGCTCTCGGTCGAGCCCGGCCGGGCGATCATCGGCCCGGCCGTCTTCACCCTCTACGAGGTCGGCACGGTCAAGGACGTGGACGGGATCCGGACGTACGTCAGCGTCGACGGCGGGATGAGCGACAACATCCGTACCGCGCTCTACGGTGCGTCGTACTCGGCGACCCTCGCATCCCGCCGGTCCGCCGCCGAGCCGATTCTGGCCCGGGTGGTGGGAAAGCATTGCGAGGCCGGGGATGTGGTGGTGAAGGATGAATTCCTGCCCGCCGACGTGCAGCCCGGAGATCTTCTCGCCGTGCCCGGAACGGGCGCCTACTGCCGGAGCATGGCCAGCAACTACAACCATGTTCCCCGGCCGCCCGTGGTGGCGGTCCGGGACGGTCGCGCGCGGCTGGTCGTCCGGCGGGAGACCGAAGACGATCTGCTCTCATTGGATGTGGGTTGA
- the argS gene encoding arginine--tRNA ligase, producing MTPANLADAVLAAAHAVFTQRGLDHSVLPESVTLERPRNPEHGDYASTIALQLSKRVGLPPRELATALAGELARTPGVKSVEIAGPGFLNLRLDPAAAGQLAREVVQAGQAYGRSDRLAGQRVNLEFVSANPTGPIHLGHTRWAAVGDSLRRILTAAGAEVTSEHYVNDAGAQIDRFGQSLYAAAKGEPTPAEGYSGEYVTEIAQRIVTERPGLADLPAEEALPIFRDRGYQLMLDEMRASLERFGVHFDVWFSERTLHSSGAVEHALRRLREQGHVYDADGAIWLRTTDFGDDKDRVLIRSNGELTYFAADSAYYIDKRERGFDKCVYLLGADHHGYVNRLRAIAACAGDDPDFNIEILIGQLVNLVRDGVPVRLSKRAGNIVTLDEVVDAVGVDAARYSLARSSTDSPLTLDIEVITRNSNDNPVHYVQYAHARIASLLRRAADLGVDRGDDFDPGLLSHERENDLLKSLGEFPGVVATAAELREPHRIARYLEELAGSYHRFNDACQVLPLGRQPVPAELTRARLWLVEATRTVLANGLALLGVSAPEQM from the coding sequence GTGACTCCCGCCAACCTCGCCGACGCTGTTCTCGCCGCCGCCCACGCCGTCTTCACGCAGCGTGGCCTGGATCACTCGGTGCTGCCCGAGTCGGTGACGCTGGAGCGACCCCGCAACCCCGAGCACGGCGACTACGCCTCCACGATCGCCCTGCAACTGAGCAAGCGGGTCGGGCTGCCGCCCCGGGAGCTGGCCACCGCGCTGGCCGGGGAACTGGCCCGGACCCCGGGGGTCAAGTCGGTCGAGATCGCCGGACCGGGCTTCCTCAACCTCCGGCTCGACCCGGCCGCCGCCGGGCAGCTCGCCCGCGAGGTGGTCCAGGCCGGTCAGGCGTACGGGCGCAGCGACCGGCTGGCCGGGCAGCGGGTCAACCTGGAGTTCGTCTCGGCGAACCCGACCGGCCCGATCCACCTCGGGCACACCCGCTGGGCGGCGGTCGGCGACTCGCTGCGTCGGATCCTGACCGCCGCCGGTGCCGAGGTGACCAGCGAGCACTACGTGAACGACGCGGGCGCCCAGATCGACAGGTTCGGCCAGTCGCTCTACGCCGCCGCGAAGGGCGAGCCGACCCCGGCAGAGGGCTACTCCGGGGAGTACGTCACCGAGATCGCGCAACGGATCGTGACCGAGCGCCCCGGCCTGGCCGACCTGCCGGCCGAGGAGGCGCTGCCGATCTTCCGGGACCGGGGCTACCAGCTCATGCTGGACGAGATGCGGGCCAGCCTGGAGCGGTTCGGCGTGCACTTCGACGTCTGGTTCTCCGAGCGCACCCTGCACAGCAGCGGTGCCGTCGAGCACGCCCTGCGCCGGCTGCGCGAGCAGGGCCACGTCTACGACGCCGACGGGGCGATCTGGCTGCGCACCACCGACTTCGGCGACGACAAGGACCGGGTGCTGATCCGGAGCAACGGCGAGCTGACCTACTTCGCCGCCGACTCGGCGTACTACATCGACAAGCGGGAGCGCGGCTTCGACAAGTGCGTCTACCTGCTCGGCGCCGACCACCACGGCTACGTCAACCGGCTCCGGGCGATCGCCGCCTGCGCCGGGGACGATCCCGACTTCAACATCGAGATCCTGATCGGCCAGCTCGTCAACCTGGTCCGCGACGGGGTGCCGGTCCGGCTGTCGAAGCGGGCCGGCAACATCGTCACGCTGGACGAGGTGGTCGACGCGGTGGGCGTGGACGCGGCCCGCTACTCGCTGGCCCGCTCCTCCACCGACTCGCCGCTGACCCTCGACATCGAGGTGATCACCCGGAACTCCAACGACAACCCGGTGCACTACGTCCAGTACGCGCACGCCCGGATCGCCTCGTTGCTGCGCCGCGCCGCCGACCTGGGCGTCGACCGGGGCGACGACTTCGACCCGGGGCTGCTCAGCCACGAGCGGGAGAACGACCTGCTCAAGTCGCTCGGCGAGTTCCCCGGGGTGGTGGCCACCGCCGCCGAGCTGCGCGAACCGCACCGGATCGCCCGATACCTGGAGGAGCTGGCCGGGTCGTACCACCGGTTCAACGACGCCTGCCAGGTGCTGCCGCTCGGCCGCCAGCCGGTGCCGGCGGAGCTGACCCGGGCCCGGCTCTGGCTGGTCGAGGCGACCCGGACGGTGCTGGCCAACGGCCTGGCGCTGCTCGGCGTCTCCGCCCCCGAACAGATGTGA
- a CDS encoding DUF3105 domain-containing protein, producing the protein MSISTSGGEQRRPSVVSTGKKAPAGGKPAEKGAGAKPAGTAAKSGSTGGKNGAAAGKSGSGARVPAGRGGGGGAGGGAKKPQQRRPVTPVRVSQGRSWGSIALFTAVGVVAAAIIGYGAYAVIQNGKKWEDKAAAIDGITNFRESDPSVVAPIPGKQSHEAGPLTYKVNPPVGSSHNIAWQNCMGDVYDAPIANEHAVHSLEHGAVWITYKSDLPADQVEQLAGKVRGNEFMMMSPVQNLDRPISLQAWGYQLKVDSPTDGRIDDFIQALRQNATMEEGAGCSGGITATGTTPRDNVPGDQQQPPMPPAGG; encoded by the coding sequence ATGAGCATCAGCACCTCGGGCGGCGAACAGCGCCGTCCGTCCGTGGTCAGCACCGGAAAGAAGGCGCCGGCCGGCGGCAAACCCGCCGAGAAGGGGGCCGGGGCCAAGCCCGCGGGGACGGCCGCCAAGTCCGGCTCCACCGGTGGGAAGAACGGGGCCGCCGCCGGCAAGTCCGGCTCCGGCGCCAGGGTGCCGGCCGGCCGCGGCGGAGGCGGGGGCGCCGGTGGCGGCGCCAAGAAGCCGCAGCAGCGCCGCCCGGTCACCCCGGTCAGGGTCAGCCAGGGCCGCTCGTGGGGCTCGATCGCCCTCTTCACCGCCGTCGGCGTCGTCGCCGCCGCCATCATCGGGTACGGCGCGTACGCCGTGATCCAGAACGGCAAGAAGTGGGAGGACAAGGCCGCCGCGATCGACGGGATCACCAACTTCCGGGAGAGCGACCCGTCGGTGGTGGCGCCGATCCCGGGCAAGCAGTCGCACGAGGCCGGCCCGCTCACCTACAAGGTCAACCCGCCGGTCGGCAGCTCGCACAACATCGCCTGGCAGAACTGCATGGGCGACGTCTACGACGCCCCGATCGCCAACGAGCACGCGGTGCACAGCCTGGAGCACGGCGCGGTCTGGATCACCTACAAGTCGGACCTGCCGGCCGACCAGGTGGAGCAGCTGGCCGGCAAGGTCCGGGGCAACGAGTTCATGATGATGAGCCCGGTGCAGAACCTCGACCGGCCGATCTCGCTGCAGGCCTGGGGCTACCAGCTCAAGGTCGACAGCCCGACCGACGGCCGGATCGACGACTTCATCCAGGCGCTGCGGCAGAACGCCACCATGGAGGAGGGCGCCGGCTGCTCGGGCGGCATCACCGCCACCGGTACGACGCCCCGGGACAACGTCCCCGGTGACCAGCAGCAGCCGCCGATGCCTCCGGCGGGCGGTTGA
- a CDS encoding DUF305 domain-containing protein: MTTESGAVATTAVPEDGVVDGGSGRRGPGTAALALAILLGLLLGFAAGLLAPGLLRPGDGSAEAGFARDMSTHHAQAVEMAILAHEKTTDQDVRTLAADIALTQQAQIGIMQTWLKEWNLGPTSRKPRMAWMPDGAGAVQDGLMPGMASDAERAQLRAATGRDFDALFLKLMLDHHLGGIHMAEGVLDLSDDEQVTAMAESMVAGQKKEIELVRSLQGRIGTP, from the coding sequence ATGACCACCGAGTCGGGTGCGGTGGCGACCACCGCCGTCCCGGAGGACGGGGTCGTCGACGGCGGCTCGGGGCGGCGGGGTCCCGGCACCGCCGCGCTGGCCCTGGCCATCCTGCTGGGCCTGCTACTCGGCTTCGCCGCCGGCCTGCTCGCCCCGGGTCTGCTCCGACCGGGTGACGGCTCGGCCGAGGCCGGGTTCGCCCGGGACATGTCGACGCACCACGCCCAGGCGGTCGAGATGGCGATCCTGGCACACGAGAAGACCACCGACCAGGACGTCCGGACGCTTGCGGCGGACATCGCGCTGACCCAGCAGGCCCAGATCGGCATCATGCAGACCTGGTTGAAGGAGTGGAACCTCGGCCCGACCAGCCGGAAACCCCGGATGGCCTGGATGCCGGACGGTGCGGGCGCGGTGCAGGACGGGCTGATGCCCGGGATGGCCAGCGACGCCGAGCGGGCGCAGTTGCGGGCCGCCACCGGCCGCGACTTCGACGCGCTGTTCCTGAAGCTGATGCTCGACCACCACCTCGGCGGGATCCACATGGCCGAGGGGGTGCTGGACCTCTCCGACGACGAGCAGGTGACCGCGATGGCGGAGTCCATGGTGGCCGGGCAGAAGAAGGAGATCGAGCTGGTCCGGAGCCTCCAGGGCAGGATCGGCACTCCCTGA
- a CDS encoding winged helix-turn-helix domain-containing protein, which yields MTVALRDGRRSVTSWCRRHTIGGDGAVAAVRRGQRSGEPGVLSRDQELELIETLRGCYPDKFGLDDELWTRQSVGTLVDRRYGLPADTTDIGGYLRAWGLGPRQPTERACGLCVDAVALWVEREYPAIVRAAAEHGAELCWIGRTRLHGVVPAADVLSAVSVRGRVRFLITTPNVDPALPRDFLLRLSGAEGNAVHVVVDGSWTRAEWPRRLPPRIVLHPLPSCGR from the coding sequence ATGACGGTTGCTCTCCGGGACGGACGTCGGTCGGTCACCAGCTGGTGCCGTCGGCACACCATCGGCGGGGACGGCGCGGTCGCGGCCGTCCGGCGGGGACAGCGGTCCGGCGAGCCGGGTGTGCTCAGCCGCGACCAGGAGCTGGAACTTATCGAGACGCTGCGCGGCTGCTATCCGGACAAGTTCGGGCTGGACGACGAACTCTGGACCCGGCAGAGCGTCGGCACCCTCGTGGACCGCCGCTACGGCCTGCCCGCCGACACCACCGACATCGGCGGCTACCTGCGCGCCTGGGGCCTCGGCCCGCGCCAGCCCACCGAGCGGGCCTGCGGGCTCTGCGTCGACGCGGTCGCCCTCTGGGTCGAACGGGAGTACCCGGCGATCGTGCGCGCCGCCGCCGAGCACGGAGCCGAACTCTGCTGGATCGGCCGTACCCGGCTGCACGGGGTGGTGCCCGCCGCCGACGTCCTCTCCGCGGTCTCCGTACGCGGTCGGGTGCGGTTCCTCATCACCACCCCGAACGTCGACCCGGCACTGCCCCGGGACTTCCTGCTCCGGCTGAGCGGGGCGGAGGGGAACGCCGTACACGTCGTGGTCGACGGCTCCTGGACCCGGGCCGAGTGGCCCCGCCGCCTCCCGCCCCGGATCGTGCTGCACCCCCTGCCGAGCTGCGGCCGGTAG
- a CDS encoding type II toxin-antitoxin system VapC family toxin has product MIYLDSAAAVKLVHAEAGSAALRAFLDERSGLEWVSSTLVEIETYRALARVTGPADMPAVINRFHALLDLVARIEIDSGIRILAQTVFPPAVRTLDAIHLATGLRLRDQGRLTSFVTYDKRLAEAASTAGLTVDIPTS; this is encoded by the coding sequence TTGATCTATCTCGATTCAGCGGCTGCGGTGAAACTCGTCCATGCCGAAGCCGGCTCTGCCGCCCTGCGGGCTTTCCTCGACGAACGTTCCGGTCTCGAGTGGGTCAGCTCGACCCTTGTGGAGATCGAGACGTACCGGGCGTTGGCCCGGGTCACGGGACCTGCCGACATGCCCGCAGTGATCAATCGATTCCACGCGTTACTCGACCTCGTCGCCCGCATCGAGATCGACTCTGGAATACGCATCCTCGCGCAGACGGTCTTCCCACCCGCCGTTCGCACGCTCGACGCCATCCACCTGGCCACCGGGCTGCGCCTTCGCGACCAGGGCAGACTGACCTCGTTCGTGACCTACGACAAACGCCTGGCCGAGGCGGCCTCGACAGCCGGCCTCACGGTGGACATACCCACCTCCTGA
- a CDS encoding helix-turn-helix domain-containing protein: MAGDLEAASEAYRAALQRVQDGLAEVASARADVPKVRERLATAIVTAYRSGQRVGEIARVTGYGREQVRRILRANGVEPQGAGSPDD, encoded by the coding sequence GTGGCGGGCGACCTTGAGGCAGCGTCAGAGGCGTACCGAGCGGCACTCCAGCGGGTGCAGGATGGGCTCGCGGAAGTCGCCTCGGCCCGTGCCGATGTGCCGAAGGTGCGTGAGCGGCTGGCCACCGCGATCGTGACGGCGTACCGGAGCGGCCAGCGGGTTGGCGAGATCGCCCGGGTCACCGGCTACGGCCGCGAACAGGTCCGACGGATCTTGCGAGCCAACGGCGTGGAGCCCCAGGGTGCCGGGAGCCCTGATGATTAA
- a CDS encoding GntR family transcriptional regulator, which yields MSPIPRYRQLAAILRAAIEAGHYPPGSRLPSEKTLTQTPGVARETASKAMDALADEGLAVIVPGVGWQVPPPEGMGKPGEVQVQWPIPVLRPPPGPPTQPGRVRRRSPTPSRQSAHAPIPALSTGVEGGLHRRRRHVELGHRHLLVALARWVSHRPVRPDGGSWDDYLRSRCQRPGSNSAGRISATTGSASRSEPPGLATACST from the coding sequence ATGTCGCCGATACCGCGATACCGGCAGCTCGCGGCGATTCTGCGTGCGGCGATCGAGGCCGGCCACTACCCGCCGGGGAGCCGGCTGCCATCCGAGAAGACCCTGACTCAGACTCCCGGAGTGGCTCGCGAGACTGCTTCGAAGGCGATGGACGCACTGGCTGACGAGGGCTTGGCCGTGATAGTTCCAGGCGTGGGCTGGCAGGTCCCGCCCCCCGAGGGCATGGGGAAGCCTGGTGAAGTTCAGGTTCAATGGCCGATTCCCGTTCTACGTCCGCCGCCCGGGCCGCCGACTCAGCCAGGTCGGGTACGGCGTAGAAGCCCCACCCCGAGCCGACAAAGCGCGCATGCCCCGATCCCGGCACTCTCGACCGGCGTCGAGGGCGGTCTGCACCGCCGCCGTCGCCACGTCGAACTCGGCCATCGACATCTCCTCGTCGCGCTCGCCCGTTGGGTGAGCCACCGTCCAGTTCGGCCGGACGGCGGATCATGGGACGACTATTTGAGGAGCAGGTGTCAGCGCCCGGGGAGTAACTCCGCCGGTCGGATTTCCGCCACGACCGGCTCGGCGAGCCGCAGCGAGCCGCCCGGTTTGGCCACCGCGTGCTCAACGTAA
- a CDS encoding Uma2 family endonuclease: MTAAVFEHGGPWTEAEYLALGETRDRVELFDGSLYVTPAPTPRHQHISGEIRVALRPAAHAVGLHVLEAVNVRLRSGRIPIPDLVVVGEIDFDDPVVDGAAVRLVCEIISPSNAATDKVLKMHYYAAAGIPWYLLVEQDTGTLRLHRLDGSHYVEHAVAKPGGSLRLAEPVVAEIRPAELLPGR; the protein is encoded by the coding sequence ATGACCGCGGCGGTGTTCGAGCACGGCGGGCCGTGGACCGAAGCGGAATACCTCGCCCTCGGCGAGACCCGGGATCGCGTCGAACTCTTCGACGGGAGCCTCTACGTGACACCTGCCCCTACCCCCCGCCACCAGCACATCTCCGGCGAGATCCGCGTTGCGCTCCGGCCGGCCGCGCACGCCGTCGGACTACATGTGCTGGAAGCGGTGAACGTACGGCTGCGATCCGGCCGCATTCCGATCCCGGACCTCGTGGTCGTGGGTGAGATCGACTTCGATGATCCGGTCGTCGACGGTGCGGCGGTCCGGCTGGTTTGCGAGATCATCTCCCCGAGCAACGCCGCTACCGACAAGGTGCTGAAGATGCACTACTACGCCGCTGCCGGGATCCCCTGGTACCTCCTGGTCGAACAGGACACCGGCACGCTGCGGCTGCACCGCCTCGACGGCTCCCATTACGTTGAGCACGCGGTGGCCAAACCGGGCGGCTCGCTGCGGCTCGCCGAGCCGGTCGTGGCGGAAATCCGACCGGCGGAGTTACTCCCCGGGCGCTGA